GAACCGAAAGTACAGTTCGCACTCGTAGAAGGCGATGCAGTTGTAGCGGCTTACGCATACTGCAACCTCCACGGCCTCTGGAAAGCAGAAGCATAATCAAGGGAATAAAAAAGCTCTCGCAAACGCGGGAGCTTTTTTGCTGTTCAGAGTATATTGGTGCATAAAAAAATCCCTCTTTGGCAGGTGCCGAAGAGGGATTCACTTTCATATGTTTTACGCGTTTTTGAACTTGTCGAAATCATCGAGAACAGCCTGCGAAGGTTTGCCGCTGAGTTTGCTGACGATGATGATAGCGAGAAGACCGAAGAAGAAGCCCGGTACGATCTCATAGAGGCCGAACCATGCAAATTTCTGCCAGATAAGAACGGTCGTACCGCCGACGATGATACCTGCGATCGCGCCTGCTTTCGTCATATTGCGCCAGAAGAGCGACATGAGGATGAGCGGACCGAACGATGCGCCGAAGCCTGCCCAAGCATATGCTACCATGCTGAGGACGAAGCTGTTCGGATCCATCGCGATCATGACTGCGAGAGCCGCCATCGTCACGACTGTGATACGGCTGACGAGAACGAGATGCGACTGCGATGCGTTCTTGTTGAATACCGTTTTGTAGATATCCTGCGAGAATGCCGAAGCACTAACGAGGAGCTGTGCCGAAGCCGTACTCATGATAGCCGCGAGAACTGCCGACATGACGATACCTGCCGGGAACGACGAGAACAGATCGTTCGCCATGACCATGAATACCTTTTCAATATCTGCGCCCGTAAGCTCAGGCGTAACATAGATACGGCCGATCATACCGACGAGAACTGCTGCCGCGAGCGAGATGATGACCCACGTCATAGCAATGTTCGTTGCACGTTTGATCTCGCTTGCCGAATTGATCGCCATGAAGCGAACGAGGATATGCGGCTGACCGAGATAACCAAGACCCCATGCCAAGGACGAGATGATAGCGATCGCGCCTGTCGGTGCGCCGTCCATCACGAACGGATCGAAGAACTCGGGGAACGAAGTCGAAAGCGTCGTCATCGTCGGGTCGATACCGCCGAGCGCCCATACAGCCGCCGTCGGAACAGCGATGATCGCGCAGAACATCATGATGCCCTGAATGAAGTCCGTCCAGCATACTGCCATAAAACCGCCGATGAACGTATACGATACGACGAGCACTGCGCCCAAGATAAGAGCCATCGAGTAATCCATGCCCCAGATCGTCGTGAACAGCTTGCCGCTTGCGACGAAACCGCTCGACGAATAGAGAAGGAAGAAGATCAAGATGAAGATCGCCGCGACCACACGAAGCGCGATGCCGTTATCGTGGAAACGATTCTGCATATAGTCGGGAAGCGTGAGTGAATCGTTCGCGATCTCCGTATACTTACGAAGACGAGCCGCGATGAAATGCCAGTTCGCCCACGTACCGAGGATCAGACCGAGCGCGATCCAGCCTGCGTTAAGACCTGCGATATACGCAAACCCCGGCAGACCCATGAGCATCCAACCGCTCATGTCCGATGCCTCAGCACTCATCGAAGTGACCCAGGCACCGAGTTTACGTCCGCCCAAGATATAGTCGGACATATTTTTGGTACGGTGATAGAAATAGATCCCGATACCGATCATGACGCATATGTATAACGCAAATGCGATCAAGAACCCAAAACTGAATGAAGCCATAAAAACCAAACCCTTTCTACTATCTTACTACTTTGAATAATAGTATTATTATACCGAATCTGTGCATGAGATTGCAATATATTTTTTTGTGTATACATGTGAACCTCTGTATTGGAAAACATACTGAATTAGGGTATAATTAAAACGGATAAAATCGTTCAGGAAAGGAGCATAGCCCTATGAACAAACAGTACGATATCATCATCATCGGCGGCGGCCCCGCAGGGATCTTCGCCGCATATGAACTCAGTCATAAAGCACCGTCCCTCAAGGTCGCCCTCTTAGAAGAAGGCCATGCCATTCGTGATAGACGATGCCCCATCTCCGAAGGAAAAGTCCCCCATTGCATCAACTGCAAGCCGTGCAGCATCATGCGCGGATTCGGCGGTGCGGGAGCCTTCTCCGACGGCAAATACAACTTCACCACCCAATTCGGCGGTTGGCTCACCGACTATCTTCCCGAGAAGAAGATCGAAGAACTTATCGACTATGTTGATGCCATCAATTTAAAATACGGCGCACCACGTGAATTTTTTTCCACGAAAAACAGCACCATCGGCAAAAAAGCACTCCAGCACGGACTGCATCTCCTCGAGGCCAAAGTCCGTCACCTCGGTACCGAGAACAACTACCATATCTTAGAGCAAATATCAGACGTCCTCGACGAGCGCATCGATATGATGTTCCATACGAAAGTCGAAACAGTCGAGCGAAAAGCTGACGGCACATTCTGCGTTCATACCGACAAGGGCGACTATGAAGCCACCTACGTCATCGCCGCACCCGGCAGAAGCGGTGCCGAATGGTTCGCAGGCGAATGTCGCCGCCTCGGCCTTGACCTCGTCAACAACCAAGTCGATGTCGGTGTCCGTGTCGAGATCCCTGCGGCCGTATTCGAGCATATCACCGACGAAGTCTACGAAGCCAAGCTCGTCTATCGGACAAAAGCGTACGGCGACCTCGTCCGTACCTTCTGCATGAATCCGAAAGGCTACGTCGTCGCCGAAAACACCGACGGCATCGTCACCGTCAACGGCCACAGCTACCGCGAAGAAAGCCGTCACAGCAAGAACACCAACTTCGCGCTGCTTGTCAGCAACCGCTTCACCGAACCGTTCTGCGAACCGATCCAGTACGGCAAGAAGATCGCATCGTTCTCCAATATGCTCGGCGGCGGTGTCCTCGTACAACGATTCGGCGACCTCATCAAAGGCAGACGTACGAACGAGCATCGACTGGAACAGAGCTTCACCAAGCCGACACTTGCGGCAACGGCAGGCGACCTCAGCCTCGTCCTTCCCAAACGTCACCTTGACAATATTATTGAAATGATATACGCACTCGACCGCATCGCACCCGGTATGGCAAACGACGACACGCTCCTCTACGGCGTCGAAGTCAAATTCTACTCCTCGCGCCTCAAGCTCTCGAGTGAGCTCGAAACGCAGATACCGAACTTCTTCGCCATCGGCGACGGCGCAGGCGTCACACGCGGCCTGTCGCAGGCAGGTGCCAGCGGCGTGCATACAGCAAGATCGATACTTACTCGCATAGGAGGAAATCACGCATGAGAACCATTTTATTCGGCGGAAAGATCATCACAGGCAGAGGCTCGCTCGCTGAATGCGGCAAGCTCGCAGGCAAGCGCGTCATGATCGTCACAGGCAGTAAGTCTGTCATTGCCAGCGGTGCACTCGACCGCTTAAAACGCGCCCTTGGCACAGACCGCGCCGTAGAAGTCTACATGGGCGTTACCAAAAACCCGACCACCAAAGAGATCGAAAAAGGAACGCTCGCCATGCGCGCCTTTGCACCCGACACCGTCATCGCCATCGGCGGCGGCTCTCCGATGGACGCGGCCAAAGTCATGGTCATGATGTACGAATACCCCGACCTCACCTTTGAAGAAGCGGCAAAAGGAAATATCCCCGCCAAACGCAATACGATGCTTATCGCCATCCCGACCACCTCGGGCACCGCAAGCGAAGTCACGCGCGCCGCTGTCGTTACATACGAAGACAAAAACATCAAGATAGGCCTCAAATCCGAAGCCTTCATTCCCGATGTCGCCATCCTCGACGTAGAAACGACCGTCACCATGCCGAAAAACGTCGTTGCGGAAACAGGCATGGACGCGCTTACCCACGCCGTCGAAGCATATTGCAACCACAACCTCGACCGATTCACCGCACCGCTCGCCGAAGGTGCCATCTGCGGTATCCTCGGCAACATCGTCATCTCGTACGAAACAGGCTCTCTCGATGCACGCGAGATCATGCACGAATGTCAAGCCATGGCAGGTCTTGCC
This DNA window, taken from Selenomonadales bacterium, encodes the following:
- the putP gene encoding sodium/proline symporter PutP; the protein is MASFSFGFLIAFALYICVMIGIGIYFYHRTKNMSDYILGGRKLGAWVTSMSAEASDMSGWMLMGLPGFAYIAGLNAGWIALGLILGTWANWHFIAARLRKYTEIANDSLTLPDYMQNRFHDNGIALRVVAAIFILIFFLLYSSSGFVASGKLFTTIWGMDYSMALILGAVLVVSYTFIGGFMAVCWTDFIQGIMMFCAIIAVPTAAVWALGGIDPTMTTLSTSFPEFFDPFVMDGAPTGAIAIISSLAWGLGYLGQPHILVRFMAINSASEIKRATNIAMTWVIISLAAAVLVGMIGRIYVTPELTGADIEKVFMVMANDLFSSFPAGIVMSAVLAAIMSTASAQLLVSASAFSQDIYKTVFNKNASQSHLVLVSRITVVTMAALAVMIAMDPNSFVLSMVAYAWAGFGASFGPLILMSLFWRNMTKAGAIAGIIVGGTTVLIWQKFAWFGLYEIVPGFFFGLLAIIIVSKLSGKPSQAVLDDFDKFKNA
- a CDS encoding NAD(P)/FAD-dependent oxidoreductase; this translates as MNKQYDIIIIGGGPAGIFAAYELSHKAPSLKVALLEEGHAIRDRRCPISEGKVPHCINCKPCSIMRGFGGAGAFSDGKYNFTTQFGGWLTDYLPEKKIEELIDYVDAINLKYGAPREFFSTKNSTIGKKALQHGLHLLEAKVRHLGTENNYHILEQISDVLDERIDMMFHTKVETVERKADGTFCVHTDKGDYEATYVIAAPGRSGAEWFAGECRRLGLDLVNNQVDVGVRVEIPAAVFEHITDEVYEAKLVYRTKAYGDLVRTFCMNPKGYVVAENTDGIVTVNGHSYREESRHSKNTNFALLVSNRFTEPFCEPIQYGKKIASFSNMLGGGVLVQRFGDLIKGRRTNEHRLEQSFTKPTLAATAGDLSLVLPKRHLDNIIEMIYALDRIAPGMANDDTLLYGVEVKFYSSRLKLSSELETQIPNFFAIGDGAGVTRGLSQAGASGVHTARSILTRIGGNHA
- a CDS encoding iron-containing alcohol dehydrogenase, yielding MRTILFGGKIITGRGSLAECGKLAGKRVMIVTGSKSVIASGALDRLKRALGTDRAVEVYMGVTKNPTTKEIEKGTLAMRAFAPDTVIAIGGGSPMDAAKVMVMMYEYPDLTFEEAAKGNIPAKRNTMLIAIPTTSGTASEVTRAAVVTYEDKNIKIGLKSEAFIPDVAILDVETTVTMPKNVVAETGMDALTHAVEAYCNHNLDRFTAPLAEGAICGILGNIVISYETGSLDAREIMHECQAMAGLAFTNVGLGMSHGIAHAVGGKFDLGHGLINAIVLPYALRYNAKDPDVAEKLARFEDELGMPLSDVVDELNAVFGIPKGLGAAGIDPDEYIAGWDDFIHACLAGSTKSNPRPIDFDTMSRMMEAIYDGEPFEEEA